From Nocardioides daedukensis, the proteins below share one genomic window:
- a CDS encoding AMP-dependent synthetase/ligase produces MREFASPLTVTIPSTGNLTDDVVTNGRDFADTVVFNRNTGSGWTDVTAAQFLAEVSAVAKGLIAAGVEPGDRVALISKTRYEWTLVDYAIWFAGAVTVPIYETSSAEQIGWILQDSRARAVVAEGADHLSRLSGLRGDLPELNHVWSFDDNAVEVLRSLGADISDDVLEERRTTATPLDLATLIYTSGTTGRPKGCMLTHGNFMFELGVAVEDLDRLFGDEESSTLLFLPLAHVFARIIQIGAIKARARLGHSADIKNLVDDLGEFQPTFILAVPRVFEKVFNTASQKAAADGKGKIFGKAADTAIAWSHAMDNGRIPLRLKAKHALFDKLVYGKLRAALGGNCAYAVSGGAPLGERLGHFYRGIGVTVLEGYGLTETTAALTVNLPDAQKIGSVGRPLGGTTARIADDGELLFKGGQVFAGYWENEKATAEALTDGWFHTGDVGELDDEGFVRITGRKKEILVTAGGKNVAPAVLEDRLRAHPLISQCVVVGDGQPFIGALVTIDPEYFPHWLQEHGKSGSIADLVDDPQLQADVQAAVDDANKAVSKAESIRKFTVLPIDWTEEDGQLTPSLKLKRNVVMREHRAEVSALYDN; encoded by the coding sequence ATGCGCGAATTCGCCTCGCCGTTGACCGTGACGATTCCCTCGACGGGAAATCTGACTGATGACGTGGTCACCAACGGACGCGACTTCGCCGACACCGTCGTCTTCAACCGCAACACCGGCAGTGGCTGGACCGACGTCACCGCCGCCCAGTTCCTGGCCGAGGTCAGCGCTGTCGCCAAGGGCCTGATCGCCGCCGGTGTCGAGCCCGGCGACCGGGTCGCACTGATCTCCAAGACTCGCTATGAGTGGACCCTGGTCGACTATGCGATCTGGTTCGCGGGTGCGGTCACCGTGCCGATCTATGAGACCTCCTCGGCCGAGCAGATCGGCTGGATCCTCCAGGACTCGCGGGCTCGGGCCGTGGTCGCCGAGGGCGCCGACCACCTCTCCCGCCTCTCCGGCCTGCGTGGAGACCTGCCCGAGCTCAACCACGTGTGGAGCTTCGACGACAACGCGGTCGAGGTGCTGAGGAGCCTCGGTGCCGACATCAGTGACGACGTGCTGGAGGAACGGCGTACCACCGCCACTCCCCTGGACCTGGCCACGTTGATCTACACCTCAGGCACCACCGGGCGCCCCAAGGGGTGCATGCTCACGCACGGCAACTTCATGTTCGAGCTCGGCGTGGCGGTCGAGGACCTGGACCGGCTCTTCGGCGACGAGGAGAGCTCGACGCTCCTCTTCCTGCCCCTCGCCCACGTGTTCGCGCGGATCATCCAGATCGGCGCGATCAAGGCCCGCGCCCGGCTCGGTCACTCCGCCGACATCAAGAACCTGGTCGACGACCTGGGCGAGTTCCAGCCCACGTTCATCCTTGCTGTGCCGCGCGTCTTCGAGAAGGTTTTCAACACCGCCTCGCAGAAGGCCGCCGCCGACGGCAAGGGCAAGATCTTCGGCAAGGCCGCCGACACCGCTATCGCCTGGAGCCACGCCATGGACAACGGCCGCATCCCGCTGCGGCTCAAGGCCAAGCACGCGCTCTTCGACAAGCTGGTCTATGGCAAGCTGCGCGCCGCGCTCGGCGGGAATTGCGCGTACGCCGTCTCCGGCGGCGCCCCGCTCGGCGAGCGACTGGGTCACTTCTATCGCGGCATCGGGGTGACAGTGCTCGAGGGCTACGGCCTGACCGAGACCACTGCTGCCCTGACCGTCAACCTGCCCGACGCCCAGAAGATCGGTTCCGTGGGCCGGCCGCTGGGTGGCACCACGGCGCGCATTGCCGACGACGGCGAGCTGCTGTTCAAGGGTGGCCAGGTGTTCGCGGGCTACTGGGAGAATGAGAAGGCGACCGCGGAGGCGCTGACCGACGGCTGGTTCCACACCGGAGACGTGGGCGAGCTCGACGACGAGGGCTTCGTCCGCATCACCGGCCGCAAGAAGGAGATCCTGGTGACCGCGGGCGGCAAGAACGTCGCCCCTGCCGTCCTGGAGGACCGACTCCGTGCGCACCCGCTGATCAGCCAGTGTGTCGTGGTCGGCGACGGGCAGCCGTTCATCGGTGCGCTGGTCACGATCGACCCGGAATACTTCCCGCACTGGCTCCAGGAGCACGGCAAGTCGGGCTCGATCGCGGACCTGGTCGACGACCCGCAGCTGCAGGCCGACGTACAAGCCGCGGTCGACGACGCCAACAAGGCGGTCTCCAAGGCGGAGTCGATCCGCAAGTTCACCGTGCTGCCGATCGACTGGACCGAGGAGGACGGGCAGCTGACGCCCTCCTTGAAGCTGAAGCGCAACGTCGTGATGCGCGAGCACCGCGCCGAGGTGAGTGCGCTCTACGACAACTGA
- the cpaB gene encoding Flp pilus assembly protein CpaB — protein MDRRKILLVLAAVIAALGTLLVFLYVQGADDRAKEDIEAVEVLKVIKPIEAGETFDDAQAAGKFQFQGVPKDQVLDGAQTDLTALSGLVATTRIFQGEQVTANRFGGTVENTSLAIPDGMMAISVNLTDPARVAGFVNPGSEVAIFVTSDKLPSPALSRLLLARVQVLGVGASSTITSTKVNEDGEQTTEQLPKTLLTVALNQKDAEKVQFAVANGELSFALLTDKSKVSTNSGGANGSNLFK, from the coding sequence ATGGACCGTCGGAAGATCCTCCTCGTCCTCGCTGCAGTCATCGCGGCACTGGGCACCCTGCTCGTCTTCCTCTACGTGCAGGGCGCCGACGACCGGGCCAAGGAAGACATCGAGGCAGTCGAGGTGCTCAAGGTGATCAAGCCTATCGAGGCCGGCGAGACCTTCGACGACGCCCAGGCGGCCGGGAAGTTCCAGTTCCAGGGTGTGCCGAAGGATCAGGTCCTCGACGGCGCCCAGACCGACCTCACCGCCCTCAGCGGCCTGGTCGCCACCACCCGGATCTTCCAAGGTGAGCAGGTGACCGCCAACCGCTTCGGGGGCACCGTGGAGAACACCTCGCTGGCGATCCCGGACGGGATGATGGCGATCTCGGTCAACCTCACCGATCCGGCTCGCGTGGCTGGCTTCGTGAACCCCGGCTCCGAGGTCGCCATCTTCGTGACCTCCGACAAGCTCCCCTCACCGGCCCTCAGCCGCCTGCTCCTGGCCCGCGTCCAGGTGCTCGGCGTCGGGGCCAGCTCCACGATCACCTCGACCAAGGTGAACGAGGACGGCGAGCAGACGACGGAACAACTGCCCAAGACCTTGCTCACAGTGGCCCTGAACCAGAAGGATGCGGAGAAGGTCCAATTCGCCGTTGCCAACGGTGAGCTCTCATTCGCGCTGTTGACCGACAAGTCCAAGGTCAGCACCAACTCGGGTGGCGCCAACGGCAGCAACCTCTTCAAGTGA
- a CDS encoding AAA family ATPase gives MPVIVDKDAEAVDRLSALLPSGSHSVDGTDTLHTWLAHHPSEYAVLIGPTVDLTDATNLSESLRYTRPSTSVVLVRDEVDTDVLYKAMQAGCRDVVRSSDAVGISGAVSRAQQLWSALHSGSQPSSGGHRGHIITVFSPKGGVGKTTTSVNLALALADKGARKVCLIDLDLAFGDVAITMQLFPAHTIEEAIGGEDVIDFTMVESLLTRHEQSLMVLAAPSLPDARDRVTATLVSRMMRTLREQFDYVVVDTCPNFDEQTLQALDETDDCVVVATLDVPTLKNVKVALETLDLLNIAQGSRHLVLNRADDAVGLDADKVEQILGMPITTMIPSSTDIAAATNAGKPIVISNPGHPASKAFNALAEKLAAGIGDNLNASVAPQAAAPAAKQHTEAERRGRWRRNKR, from the coding sequence ATGCCAGTCATCGTCGACAAGGACGCCGAGGCCGTCGATCGGCTCTCCGCCTTGCTCCCCTCAGGCTCGCACTCCGTGGACGGCACCGACACGTTGCACACGTGGCTGGCCCACCACCCGTCGGAGTACGCCGTACTCATCGGCCCCACGGTCGATCTCACCGACGCCACCAACCTCTCCGAGAGCCTGCGCTACACCCGGCCCTCGACCAGCGTCGTGCTCGTGCGCGACGAGGTGGACACCGATGTGCTCTACAAGGCCATGCAGGCCGGCTGTCGCGACGTCGTGCGCTCGAGCGATGCAGTGGGCATCTCCGGTGCCGTCTCGCGGGCCCAACAGCTCTGGTCCGCACTGCACAGCGGTTCGCAGCCCTCGTCCGGCGGCCACCGGGGCCACATCATCACCGTCTTCTCCCCCAAGGGCGGCGTCGGCAAGACCACGACGTCGGTCAACCTGGCCCTGGCCCTCGCGGACAAGGGAGCCCGCAAGGTCTGCCTGATCGACCTCGACCTGGCCTTCGGCGACGTCGCGATCACCATGCAGCTCTTCCCGGCGCACACCATCGAGGAAGCGATCGGCGGAGAGGACGTCATCGACTTCACCATGGTCGAGTCGCTGCTGACCCGCCACGAACAGTCCCTGATGGTGCTGGCGGCGCCGAGCCTCCCCGACGCACGCGATCGGGTGACTGCGACCCTGGTGTCGCGGATGATGCGCACGCTGCGCGAGCAGTTCGACTATGTCGTGGTCGACACCTGCCCGAACTTCGACGAGCAGACGCTGCAGGCGCTCGACGAGACGGACGACTGTGTCGTGGTCGCCACCCTCGATGTGCCGACGTTGAAGAACGTCAAGGTGGCACTGGAGACCCTCGACCTGCTCAACATTGCCCAGGGCAGCCGGCACCTGGTCCTCAACCGGGCCGATGACGCCGTCGGGCTGGACGCCGACAAAGTCGAGCAGATCCTGGGGATGCCGATCACCACGATGATCCCGTCCTCGACCGACATCGCGGCCGCCACGAACGCCGGCAAACCGATCGTGATCAGCAATCCCGGCCACCCGGCCAGCAAGGCCTTCAACGCACTGGCCGAGAAGCTCGCCGCGGGCATTGGTGACAACCTCAACGCCTCCGTCGCGCCGCAGGCCGCCGCTCCCGCCGCAAAGCAGCACACAGAAGCCGAGCGACGCGGTCGCTGGCGCCGGAACAAGAGGTGA
- a CDS encoding CpaF family protein: protein MSSLGDRIARAKAAAGDEVAPQTEGTDAAAAVVTATGATPVRATGRHKPGAPSTGPLEDLAAGRRAAGANAQVDAAVSRRLANAASAQQDRLEDVKGNVHAELLKQLGPQLYDSNLDQADLESRVRQVLKDVLSAQERPLSNADRTKVTLEITDDILGYGPIEPFLRDPEITEVMVNGPDSIFVERHGRIEHVNARFTDEVHLRRTIDKIVSRIGRRVDESSPLVDARLPDGSRVNAVIPPLAIDGSALTIRKFAADPLTAADLISFGSLSQRTADFLDACVRGRLNVIVSGSTGAGKTTTLNVLSSFIPSDERIVTIEDAAELQLHQDHVVRLESRPANIEGKGAVDIRELVKNSLRMRPDRIIVGEVRDASALDMLQAMNTGHDGSICTVHSNGPRDTLSRIETMVLMAGMDLPIKAIREQVASAVDLIVHQSRFKDGSRHITHITEVERMEGDVITLQDIFVYDHSAGFDEHGKSRGHLRSTGLRPKFLEKMAHANVTVDPVLFALDGL, encoded by the coding sequence ATGAGCAGTCTGGGAGATCGCATCGCGAGAGCGAAGGCTGCCGCCGGTGACGAGGTCGCGCCACAGACGGAGGGCACCGACGCGGCAGCAGCCGTCGTGACCGCCACGGGCGCCACCCCGGTTCGCGCCACCGGACGGCACAAGCCCGGTGCGCCCTCCACGGGACCTCTCGAGGACCTGGCGGCAGGCCGGCGTGCGGCCGGCGCCAATGCCCAGGTGGACGCCGCGGTGAGTCGGCGCCTCGCCAACGCGGCCAGTGCCCAGCAGGACCGGCTCGAGGACGTCAAGGGCAATGTGCACGCCGAGCTGCTCAAGCAGCTCGGCCCTCAGCTCTATGACTCCAACCTCGACCAGGCTGACCTCGAGAGCCGGGTCCGCCAAGTGCTCAAGGACGTGCTGAGCGCCCAGGAACGACCGCTGAGCAACGCCGACCGGACCAAGGTGACCCTCGAGATCACCGACGACATCCTCGGCTATGGCCCGATCGAGCCGTTCCTGCGCGATCCGGAGATCACCGAGGTCATGGTCAACGGCCCCGACTCGATCTTCGTCGAGCGGCACGGGCGCATCGAGCACGTGAACGCGCGGTTCACCGACGAGGTGCACCTGCGCCGAACGATCGACAAGATCGTCTCCCGGATCGGTCGTCGCGTGGACGAGTCGAGCCCGTTGGTCGACGCTCGCTTGCCCGACGGCTCACGTGTCAACGCGGTGATCCCGCCACTGGCGATCGACGGCTCGGCGCTGACCATCCGCAAGTTCGCCGCGGACCCGCTCACCGCCGCGGACCTGATCTCGTTCGGCTCGCTGAGCCAGCGCACCGCCGACTTCCTCGACGCCTGTGTCCGCGGACGGTTGAACGTCATCGTCTCCGGCTCCACCGGTGCCGGGAAGACGACAACCCTGAACGTGCTCTCGTCGTTCATCCCGAGCGACGAGCGGATCGTGACGATCGAGGACGCCGCCGAGCTCCAGCTCCACCAGGATCACGTGGTCCGGCTCGAGTCCCGCCCGGCCAACATCGAGGGCAAGGGTGCGGTCGACATCCGCGAGCTGGTCAAGAACAGCCTGCGGATGCGTCCCGACCGCATCATCGTCGGCGAGGTTCGTGACGCGTCCGCACTCGACATGCTCCAGGCGATGAACACCGGCCACGACGGATCGATCTGCACCGTGCACTCCAACGGTCCCCGCGACACCCTGTCGCGCATCGAGACGATGGTGCTGATGGCCGGGATGGACCTGCCGATCAAGGCGATCCGTGAGCAGGTTGCCTCGGCTGTCGACCTGATCGTGCACCAGTCCCGGTTCAAGGACGGATCGCGCCACATCACCCACATCACCGAGGTGGAGCGGATGGAGGGCGACGTGATCACCCTGCAGGACATCTTCGTCTATGACCACTCGGCCGGCTTCGACGAGCACGGCAAGTCACGCGGACACCTGCGCTCGACCGGCCTGCGGCCGAAGTTCCTCGAGAAGATGGCCCACGCCAACGTCACCGTCGACCCGGTCCTGTTCGCCCTGGACGGCCTGTGA